The proteins below come from a single Mesobacillus jeotgali genomic window:
- a CDS encoding FecCD family ABC transporter permease, which translates to MQKPFTRTFLNNKSIAYLITAVFLIISMLLGISIGSVSIPVPAIIEIIGAEIFRSQGQGIDPMHASIVMEIRLPRVLLAGLVGASLAIAGAAFQGLLRNPLADPYTLGISSGASIGAVVTLFFGISLPLIGAFTLPVLSILFAFATVLFVLFFARRIDRLLRVETIILTGIILSSFLGSFISLMIALSGEELRQIIGWLLGSVSMRGWEYIKIIFPFFLVGLVILLANTRELNAMSFGEERAQHLGVNVERRKLLILLSGSLLTGSAVAVSGTIGFVGLVIPHLTRTVWGPDHRHLLPLSVLIGSGFLILADLISRTIIAPSELPIGVITALIGAPVFAFILMKNRRERSAGR; encoded by the coding sequence TTGCAAAAGCCATTTACCCGGACATTTTTAAATAACAAATCAATCGCCTATCTAATTACGGCGGTGTTTTTGATCATATCGATGCTGCTGGGCATATCCATCGGAAGTGTTTCCATCCCTGTACCCGCCATTATAGAAATCATTGGTGCTGAGATTTTCCGCTCTCAGGGACAGGGAATCGATCCGATGCATGCAAGTATTGTCATGGAGATCAGACTGCCGCGCGTATTGCTGGCAGGACTTGTCGGGGCGTCGCTGGCAATCGCCGGTGCCGCTTTCCAGGGCCTGTTGCGCAATCCACTGGCAGACCCCTATACGCTTGGGATTTCATCAGGTGCCTCCATCGGCGCAGTTGTTACGCTGTTTTTCGGCATTTCGCTTCCGCTGATCGGTGCCTTCACCTTGCCGGTGCTGAGTATTTTGTTCGCCTTCGCCACCGTCTTGTTTGTGCTCTTTTTTGCCAGGAGAATTGACAGGCTCCTAAGGGTGGAAACCATAATATTAACCGGTATTATTTTAAGTTCATTTCTTGGTTCATTCATTTCTTTAATGATTGCTTTATCTGGCGAAGAGCTGCGGCAAATCATCGGCTGGCTTCTTGGCAGTGTGTCAATGCGCGGCTGGGAATACATTAAGATTATTTTTCCTTTCTTTTTGGTTGGTCTGGTGATTTTGCTTGCCAATACAAGGGAACTGAATGCGATGTCCTTTGGTGAGGAAAGGGCACAGCATCTCGGTGTCAATGTCGAGCGCCGCAAGCTGCTGATTTTATTGTCTGGTTCTCTTTTAACAGGATCGGCCGTAGCTGTTTCAGGGACGATCGGCTTCGTCGGTCTCGTCATTCCGCACCTGACAAGGACAGTCTGGGGGCCTGACCATCGCCATCTGCTGCCGTTATCCGTCCTGATTGGCAGCGGCTTCCTGATTCTCGCAGATCTGATCTCAAGAACGATTATCGCGCCTTCGGAATTGCCGATTGGCGTAATCACGGCATTAATCGGTGCTCCGGTTTTTGCGTTTATTTTAATGAAAAATCGCAGGGAAAGAAGTGCTGGCCGATGA
- a CDS encoding heme ABC transporter ATP-binding protein: MITVKSLTGGYAGGEVLKNISFQVGKGELFGILGPNGSGKTTLLKMISGALEFREGTIELDGRPLTQYSPRQLARMMAVLPQHADQAFPYSVKETVSLGRYAHQKGWFTSWRVEDEEIVQKVMEQTGITHLQEKSIVELSGGEKQRVYLAQALAQQPRILLLDEPTNHLDLSFQKELLDLLKKWASDEELTVVSIFHDLNLASLYCDRLLLMENGEVLIVDTPAEVLKEERIKSVYKTQIKNHPHPEIARPQLLLVPETDVGQKDDLNIDARYLDVGQDRIVLQSPVKLRTMSSGITGAGIGWHSSFVHRIVPMEYDCSDHKAEMAEYLQGNGFLPSETVGMMTAVPADTASYRFFQADGMSIFILVSAGHTHRDRPRNINTWLFINHKISEEAFIQSAMTAAEAKISVLQELEGSGAGIGGQSAGISTDSICIAATQQGGTISYAGTATPLGKLISEGIYTCTKEAILKYRASKNAIQHK, from the coding sequence ATGATCACAGTGAAGAGTTTGACAGGCGGATATGCAGGCGGCGAGGTCCTGAAGAACATCAGTTTTCAAGTAGGCAAAGGGGAGCTGTTCGGCATCCTTGGCCCAAATGGAAGCGGGAAGACCACACTGTTAAAAATGATCAGCGGCGCTTTGGAATTCAGGGAAGGCACCATTGAGCTGGATGGCCGGCCATTGACTCAGTATTCACCAAGGCAGCTTGCCAGGATGATGGCAGTCCTGCCGCAGCATGCGGACCAAGCGTTTCCCTATAGTGTAAAAGAAACCGTTTCGCTCGGCCGCTATGCGCACCAGAAAGGCTGGTTTACTAGCTGGCGAGTTGAGGATGAAGAGATTGTCCAGAAGGTAATGGAACAGACGGGCATCACCCACCTTCAGGAAAAATCAATCGTAGAACTATCCGGCGGCGAGAAACAACGGGTCTACCTCGCACAAGCACTTGCGCAACAGCCGAGGATTCTGTTGCTCGATGAGCCTACGAACCATCTCGACCTGAGTTTTCAAAAAGAGCTGCTGGACCTGCTGAAAAAATGGGCATCAGATGAAGAGCTGACAGTCGTCTCAATTTTCCACGATTTGAACCTGGCATCATTGTATTGTGACAGGCTGCTGCTAATGGAAAACGGCGAGGTTTTGATTGTCGACACTCCTGCCGAGGTTTTAAAAGAAGAACGGATCAAGAGTGTCTATAAGACGCAGATCAAAAACCATCCTCACCCGGAAATCGCCAGGCCGCAACTGCTTCTGGTGCCTGAAACCGACGTCGGTCAAAAGGACGACCTTAATATTGATGCCAGGTATCTTGACGTCGGGCAAGACCGGATTGTCCTGCAGTCACCGGTAAAATTGCGGACGATGTCATCGGGAATAACCGGTGCCGGAATCGGCTGGCATAGTTCCTTTGTGCACCGGATTGTACCGATGGAGTATGACTGCAGCGACCATAAGGCGGAGATGGCCGAGTATTTGCAGGGAAATGGGTTTCTTCCAAGCGAAACTGTTGGGATGATGACGGCCGTGCCAGCGGACACAGCTTCATACCGTTTTTTTCAGGCAGACGGAATGTCGATTTTTATCCTGGTTTCCGCTGGTCACACTCATCGGGACAGACCACGGAATATCAACACATGGCTGTTCATTAACCACAAGATTTCCGAGGAAGCTTTTATCCAGAGCGCAATGACTGCAGCAGAAGCCAAAATTAGTGTTTTGCAGGAGTTAGAGGGAAGCGGGGCTGGCATTGGTGGCCAGTCAGCTGGCATTTCTACTGATAGTATCTGCATCGCTGCCACCCAGCAGGGAGGAACAATTTCTTACGCAGGCACCGCGACTCCGCTCGGCAAGCTGATCAGCGAGGGGATTTATACCTGCACGAAGGAAGCGATATTGAAGTATAGAGCGAGTAAAAACGCGATTCAACATAAATGA
- a CDS encoding VOC family protein has translation MELKMGYVILYVSDLEKTKQFYGELLGLKLRNEFGTYIEYETGNTVLSMNTRESGREITTLPIPDGIRKEQTFELGFVTEDVQGAVEKLRAAGVPILLEPTEKPWGQVVAYAADPDGHYIEICTPIG, from the coding sequence ATGGAATTGAAAATGGGCTATGTCATTTTATATGTTTCTGATCTGGAGAAAACAAAGCAATTTTACGGTGAGCTGCTTGGCCTTAAACTTCGTAATGAATTTGGGACCTATATCGAGTATGAAACGGGCAATACCGTTCTTTCGATGAACACCCGGGAAAGCGGCCGCGAGATCACGACGCTCCCAATCCCCGATGGAATAAGGAAGGAACAAACCTTTGAGCTCGGTTTTGTGACAGAGGACGTCCAGGGTGCAGTAGAAAAACTGCGGGCCGCCGGAGTCCCAATCCTGCTCGAGCCAACCGAGAAGCCATGGGGCCAGGTCGTTGCCTATGCAGCCGATCCAGATGGGCATTATATCGAAATATGCACTCCGATTGGATGA
- a CDS encoding MFS transporter: MKTSGLSAPFKTNFYYGWVIVFIAGLGVFFSGPGQTYSVSVFIDSYIKDFGWSRSHVSAVYSLATLAAGICMFFVGRFVDKWGQRKMSVIVGIGLALASFWNSMVVNTAMLFIGFFLIRVLGQGSMSLIPNTLVPQWFITKRGKAMSLMAIGGFASSAALPPLNAWLVATWGWSFSWKVWGVLLLVIFVPLAYILIRNKPEDIGEYPDGVKPEWTNDPSVPNRTSNPFEEVNWTVQEAVKTRAYWLLLFCVGIPALVNTGLTFHLISIFKTNGISPGIAALVLSLMALIGFPVTLIAGPLLDRVKVQYVLAGIFAGEIIFILVLLAADQTAIAIAFGVLWGISGGFERITLNYVWPSFFGRQSLGSIKGSAMTVTVLGSALGPLPFGLAYDYFAGYEEILLMSITLPVLGMAAALLAKKPVKEVL, from the coding sequence ATGAAGACATCAGGATTATCTGCACCATTCAAGACGAATTTTTATTATGGCTGGGTCATCGTTTTCATCGCAGGGCTCGGTGTGTTTTTTTCTGGCCCGGGTCAAACATATTCTGTTTCTGTATTTATTGATTCCTACATAAAAGATTTCGGCTGGAGCCGCTCGCATGTATCCGCAGTCTACTCACTTGCGACCCTTGCTGCCGGCATCTGTATGTTCTTTGTCGGCCGCTTCGTTGATAAATGGGGACAAAGAAAAATGTCTGTTATTGTTGGCATCGGGCTGGCACTGGCCAGCTTTTGGAACAGCATGGTCGTTAACACCGCGATGCTGTTCATTGGTTTTTTCCTGATCCGGGTCCTCGGTCAGGGTTCTATGAGCCTGATTCCAAACACCTTGGTGCCGCAGTGGTTCATTACGAAACGCGGGAAGGCAATGAGCCTGATGGCCATCGGCGGATTTGCCAGCTCAGCGGCGCTTCCGCCATTAAATGCCTGGCTGGTTGCCACATGGGGCTGGAGCTTTTCGTGGAAGGTCTGGGGCGTACTGCTTCTCGTCATCTTTGTTCCGCTTGCCTATATTTTAATTAGAAACAAACCGGAGGATATTGGAGAATATCCAGATGGAGTCAAGCCTGAGTGGACAAATGATCCTTCCGTTCCAAACAGAACAAGCAATCCTTTTGAAGAGGTGAACTGGACTGTCCAGGAAGCAGTCAAAACTCGTGCATACTGGCTATTGCTGTTTTGTGTGGGGATTCCAGCACTCGTAAACACTGGACTAACTTTTCACTTGATTTCTATATTTAAAACAAATGGGATTTCGCCGGGAATTGCCGCACTTGTATTAAGCTTGATGGCTTTGATCGGTTTTCCGGTTACTCTGATTGCAGGCCCCCTGCTCGACCGGGTAAAAGTACAGTACGTGCTCGCAGGGATTTTTGCAGGGGAAATCATTTTCATCCTCGTGCTGCTGGCAGCTGATCAAACAGCGATTGCGATTGCATTCGGGGTATTATGGGGAATCAGTGGGGGATTTGAAAGGATTACCTTGAACTACGTATGGCCCAGCTTCTTTGGAAGACAGTCGCTTGGCAGCATCAAAGGATCGGCCATGACCGTCACTGTGCTCGGTTCCGCCTTGGGTCCTCTTCCATTTGGCCTCGCTTACGATTATTTTGCCGGGTATGAGGAAATTCTGCTGATGTCCATTACCCTTCCGGTGCTGGGGATGGCAGCGGCACTTCTTGCCAAGAAACCGGTGAAGGAAGTTTTGTGA
- a CDS encoding SulP family inorganic anion transporter produces MNTNTIKEQWFGNVKGDILAGIVVALALIPEAIAFSIIAGVDPMVGLYASFAIAVTIAIVGGRPGMISAATGAMALLMVTLVADHGLQYLMAATILTGLLQILFGVFKLARFMKFIPRSVMIGFVNALAILIFMAQLEQFVDATWVMYAMVAGALAIIYLFPRITKAVPSPLVAIIVITVIALMTKSDVRTVGDMGNLTAALPTFLIPNVPFNLETLKIIFPYSLALAIVGLLESLLTAQIVDDMTDTSSDKNKESRGQGIANIVAGLFGGMAGCAMIGQSVINVKSGGRGRLSALVAGTFLMFLIIVLGNIVVQIPMAALVGVMIMVSIGTFDWSSIKGMAKTPVTDSIVMVVTTVTTVFTHDLSKGVFAGIILSAIFFVAKISKVKVTSTFDVAMNRRTYFVTGQVFFASVTDLIESFDLKEDVKEVVVDLTHAHVWDDSAVAAIDKIVIKLRENGTVVRLHGLNDPSSHLIDKLAVHKQEGAKLSGH; encoded by the coding sequence TTGAATACTAATACAATTAAAGAACAATGGTTTGGCAACGTTAAAGGAGATATCCTTGCAGGAATTGTCGTTGCGCTTGCTTTGATTCCTGAAGCGATCGCCTTTTCGATTATTGCTGGTGTTGACCCGATGGTAGGACTTTACGCTTCATTCGCTATTGCTGTGACAATCGCGATTGTCGGCGGCCGTCCTGGCATGATTTCAGCAGCGACCGGTGCGATGGCGCTGTTGATGGTGACGCTTGTTGCTGACCATGGTTTGCAATATTTGATGGCAGCAACGATTTTGACAGGTCTCCTGCAGATTCTGTTTGGTGTGTTTAAATTGGCAAGGTTCATGAAGTTCATTCCGCGTTCAGTAATGATTGGATTTGTGAATGCACTGGCCATTTTAATCTTCATGGCACAGCTAGAGCAGTTTGTTGACGCAACATGGGTAATGTATGCGATGGTCGCAGGCGCACTTGCAATCATCTATCTTTTTCCGCGCATCACAAAAGCAGTTCCATCACCGCTTGTGGCGATTATTGTTATTACAGTTATTGCGCTGATGACCAAGAGTGATGTGAGAACTGTTGGTGATATGGGTAATTTAACAGCTGCATTGCCAACTTTCCTGATTCCTAATGTTCCATTCAATCTTGAAACGTTAAAAATTATTTTCCCATATTCATTGGCTTTGGCGATTGTCGGCTTGCTTGAATCTTTGCTGACTGCCCAAATCGTTGATGATATGACAGATACTTCTAGTGATAAAAATAAAGAAAGCCGCGGTCAGGGAATTGCAAATATCGTTGCCGGATTATTCGGGGGTATGGCAGGATGCGCAATGATCGGCCAGTCTGTAATCAATGTTAAATCTGGCGGCCGAGGCAGATTGTCTGCACTTGTTGCCGGTACTTTCCTGATGTTCCTGATTATTGTTCTAGGAAATATCGTTGTCCAAATTCCGATGGCAGCCTTGGTTGGCGTTATGATCATGGTATCAATCGGAACATTTGACTGGTCATCAATCAAAGGCATGGCAAAGACACCTGTAACCGATTCAATCGTTATGGTTGTTACAACCGTCACAACCGTATTCACTCATGATCTATCAAAGGGCGTATTTGCCGGAATCATTTTGAGCGCGATTTTCTTTGTAGCGAAAATCTCCAAGGTGAAAGTTACATCAACATTTGATGTTGCAATGAATCGCCGAACGTATTTTGTAACAGGACAAGTATTTTTCGCTTCAGTAACTGACCTGATTGAATCCTTCGATTTGAAGGAAGATGTAAAAGAAGTTGTCGTCGACCTGACACATGCCCATGTATGGGATGATTCAGCGGTTGCAGCAATTGATAAAATTGTCATTAAACTAAGAGAGAACGGGACAGTTGTCCGTCTGCACGGTCTCAATGACCCAAGCTCTCACTTGATTGACAAACTAGCCGTTCACAAACAGGAAGGCGCTAAGCTATCCGGACATTAA
- a CDS encoding universal stress protein, with product MFKRILLASDGSDHSVRAAKKAVELAKLNGDSEITVVYVVDGQTSKEDVLHNPDRTVVEEKRKIRLQPVTNMLEEESLNFRFEKLLGEPGPAIVDYANKNAFDVVVVGSRGLNGLQEMVLGSVSHKVAKRVKAPVLIVK from the coding sequence ATGTTTAAGAGAATCTTGTTAGCATCTGATGGTTCTGACCATTCGGTGCGCGCAGCGAAAAAAGCGGTTGAACTGGCAAAGCTTAACGGAGATAGTGAAATTACGGTTGTTTATGTTGTCGATGGGCAGACTTCCAAGGAAGATGTCCTGCACAATCCAGATCGGACAGTAGTCGAGGAAAAAAGAAAAATCAGGCTCCAGCCAGTAACAAACATGCTAGAAGAAGAGAGCTTGAACTTCAGGTTTGAAAAATTGCTCGGTGAACCAGGCCCGGCCATTGTTGACTATGCCAACAAGAATGCATTCGATGTAGTCGTCGTTGGCAGCCGCGGTTTGAACGGCCTGCAGGAAATGGTTCTTGGCAGTGTCAGCCACAAAGTCGCAAAACGAGTAAAAGCACCGGTATTAATCGTAAAATAA
- a CDS encoding D-alanine--D-alanine ligase, which produces MKTRIGLLYGGKSAEHKVSMQTALAVTKALDFEKFEIYPIYITEEGEWVKGPQLGAPAGNVKALEFSDNSNLPTPSFTPALFQAGGAESGQTLDVIFPLLHGPNGEDGTVQGLLELLNLPYVGNGVLASAAGMDKIVMKNVFAQAGLPQVDYVAAIRSEWEKDSEKVYGLVEERLGYPCFVKPANLGSSVGISKATNKQELEEAFKEAFQFDRKIIIEQGVVAREIEIGVLGNDEPECSVVGEIVPKKDFYDYKAKYEDGDTAMIIPADITDQQYADLKEMAVTAFKALDCSGLVRADFFLTKDGQLLINEVNTMPGFTPFSMFPLLWKHTGVEYPQLIEKLVNLGIERHAEKQKIKYTF; this is translated from the coding sequence ATGAAGACAAGAATCGGGCTGCTGTACGGCGGCAAATCGGCTGAACATAAAGTATCAATGCAGACAGCACTTGCTGTGACGAAAGCATTGGATTTTGAAAAATTCGAGATTTATCCTATATACATAACGGAGGAAGGAGAGTGGGTCAAGGGTCCTCAGCTCGGTGCTCCTGCAGGGAATGTAAAGGCGCTGGAGTTCTCCGACAACTCGAACCTTCCGACTCCTTCATTCACACCGGCATTATTCCAGGCTGGCGGAGCAGAATCCGGCCAGACTCTTGATGTCATTTTCCCATTGCTGCATGGGCCCAACGGTGAAGATGGAACAGTGCAAGGCTTGCTGGAATTATTGAATCTGCCGTATGTCGGCAATGGCGTACTCGCCTCAGCTGCCGGCATGGATAAAATCGTCATGAAAAATGTATTCGCACAGGCGGGACTTCCTCAGGTGGACTATGTGGCCGCTATTAGAAGCGAATGGGAAAAGGACAGTGAAAAGGTATACGGCCTTGTCGAAGAAAGACTTGGCTACCCTTGCTTTGTAAAGCCCGCCAACCTTGGATCCAGCGTAGGAATCAGCAAGGCAACCAACAAGCAAGAGCTTGAGGAAGCCTTCAAAGAGGCCTTCCAATTTGACCGTAAAATCATCATCGAACAGGGTGTTGTCGCGCGGGAAATCGAAATTGGCGTCCTTGGAAACGATGAACCTGAATGCTCGGTAGTTGGTGAAATCGTCCCTAAAAAGGATTTCTATGATTACAAAGCGAAGTATGAGGATGGCGATACAGCGATGATTATCCCTGCTGATATCACAGATCAGCAATATGCTGACCTGAAGGAGATGGCAGTCACTGCTTTCAAGGCGCTGGATTGCTCAGGTCTTGTGCGCGCCGATTTCTTCCTGACAAAGGATGGCCAGCTTCTGATTAACGAGGTCAACACAATGCCAGGTTTCACGCCATTCAGCATGTTCCCTCTACTATGGAAGCATACAGGTGTCGAATACCCGCAGCTGATCGAAAAGCTGGTGAACCTCGGAATCGAGCGCCATGC